Proteins encoded within one genomic window of Methanocalculus alkaliphilus:
- a CDS encoding MBL fold metallo-hydrolase yields MIIQQFFIPGIAHSSYIVAGDRTCAIIDPARDVERYIRAAEEMGVVITHILETHLHADFISGHLDLADRTGATIYAPKSGNCAFPHSAVEEGDIIALENIRFSVIDTAGHTPEHICYIATDTARGETPVALFSGDTLFVGDVGRPDLFPGRAEELATSLYENLHTKIMTLPDECEVYPAHGMGSLCGRAMAAKRTSTIGYEKKYNYALLIKSREEFINALTSDMPAAPDHFARCSEINRKGPALMKDLPATVPVDPKAFSDTIRSNSATLLDVRSYPAFSGLHIPGSWHIDHAGNFATQAGWILPAEKEIILVAEGKAQAEEVALQLHRVGFDQVTGFLKGGMLVWGTAGLPISRVPVISPEEADRFIRGDEAVLIDVRSTEEWDAGHAAGSVHIPWHDLRTRYTELNPEKQYIVMCRGGQRASIAASILKMHGIERVMNLGGGYTAYSRAGFAP; encoded by the coding sequence ATGATCATTCAGCAGTTTTTCATACCGGGAATAGCTCACAGTTCATATATCGTCGCAGGGGACAGGACCTGTGCGATAATCGACCCTGCACGGGATGTCGAGCGATATATCAGGGCAGCAGAGGAGATGGGGGTTGTCATCACCCATATCCTTGAGACCCATCTGCATGCGGACTTCATCTCCGGCCACCTGGATCTCGCAGACAGGACAGGAGCAACCATTTATGCCCCGAAATCAGGGAACTGTGCATTCCCGCATTCAGCAGTAGAAGAAGGAGATATCATCGCTCTTGAGAATATCCGGTTCTCAGTCATCGATACCGCCGGCCATACACCCGAGCATATCTGCTACATCGCAACAGATACCGCCCGGGGGGAGACACCGGTTGCACTCTTCTCCGGCGACACCCTCTTCGTCGGTGATGTCGGGAGGCCGGATCTCTTCCCCGGCCGTGCTGAAGAGCTTGCCACATCCCTCTATGAGAACCTGCATACCAAGATCATGACCCTCCCCGACGAATGCGAGGTCTATCCGGCACATGGGATGGGATCCCTCTGCGGACGGGCGATGGCGGCCAAGCGGACGAGCACCATCGGATACGAGAAGAAGTACAACTATGCCCTCCTGATAAAGAGCCGTGAGGAGTTCATCAATGCACTCACATCCGATATGCCTGCGGCTCCTGATCACTTTGCACGATGCTCGGAGATCAACCGGAAGGGACCGGCACTGATGAAGGATCTCCCGGCGACAGTACCGGTTGATCCGAAAGCCTTCTCTGACACGATCCGATCCAACAGCGCAACACTGCTTGATGTCAGGAGCTACCCGGCATTCTCAGGGCTGCATATCCCCGGCTCCTGGCATATTGATCATGCAGGGAACTTTGCCACCCAGGCAGGGTGGATCCTTCCGGCAGAGAAAGAGATCATCCTTGTTGCCGAAGGGAAGGCACAGGCAGAAGAGGTGGCCCTCCAGCTCCACCGTGTCGGATTCGACCAGGTGACGGGATTCCTCAAAGGCGGAATGCTCGTCTGGGGAACTGCAGGACTCCCGATCAGCCGGGTGCCGGTCATCTCCCCGGAGGAGGCAGACCGGTTCATCAGAGGCGATGAAGCGGTGCTGATCGATGTCCGATCCACCGAAGAGTGGGATGCCGGTCATGCAGCAGGATCGGTGCATATCCCCTGGCATGATCTTCGGACAAGGTATACCGAACTGAATCCTGAGAAGCAGTATATTGTGATGTGCCGTGGCGGGCAGCGGGCGAGCATCGCCGCTTCCATTCTGAAGATGCATGGTATAGAGAGGGTGATGAACCTTGGCGGCGGCTATACTGCATACAGCCGGGCCGGATTTGCACCATGA
- a CDS encoding YeeE/YedE thiosulfate transporter family protein, with the protein MIEWFTAATWSPYIVGAGIGVLIWTAFLLSDRPLGCSTAYAKTAGMVETAVSREKAEAMPYYQKFTPTVDWQWMLIIGVLIGAFISAYISGTFSILIVPPVFAEGFGTEPLLRAGVALIGGILMGLGARWAGGCTSGHGISGTLQLSLASWIAAICFFVGGIVVAGLIYGFPFI; encoded by the coding sequence ATGATCGAATGGTTTACAGCGGCGACATGGTCGCCCTATATTGTCGGTGCAGGGATCGGGGTCTTGATCTGGACGGCGTTTCTCCTCTCGGACCGGCCCCTGGGATGTTCGACAGCTTATGCCAAGACCGCAGGGATGGTTGAGACCGCCGTATCGCGGGAGAAGGCTGAAGCGATGCCATATTATCAGAAGTTCACCCCGACGGTTGACTGGCAGTGGATGCTGATCATTGGAGTCCTGATCGGAGCCTTCATCTCGGCATATATCTCCGGTACCTTCTCGATCCTGATCGTTCCCCCGGTCTTTGCCGAAGGCTTCGGGACCGAACCCCTCCTCAGGGCAGGTGTCGCCCTCATCGGGGGAATCCTGATGGGGCTTGGAGCACGCTGGGCAGGGGGCTGCACATCAGGCCATGGGATCTCAGGAACGCTGCAGCTCTCCCTGGCAAGCTGGATTGCGGCTATATGCTTCTTTGTCGGGGGTATCGTGGTTGCAGGACTCATATACGGGTTTCCATTCATCTGA
- a CDS encoding DUF6691 family protein — protein sequence MTFDTLRSDTKAQMILGLLSGIVFGFLLQKGGVTEYGVIIGQLLLTDFTVVKVMLSAVLVGMIGVYAMKWMGLVNLHYKVGSVGSTIIGGLIFGAGFGILGYCPGTAAGAVGSGAMDAAIGMIGIAIGAGIFARLYPRLNRSILNKGIFPAETIPELVGIRSEVQAVGIVAVLVAGILYLLHAMGL from the coding sequence ATGACATTTGATACTCTCAGATCCGATACAAAAGCCCAGATGATCCTCGGCCTCCTCTCCGGTATCGTCTTTGGATTCCTCCTCCAGAAGGGAGGGGTGACCGAGTACGGGGTGATCATCGGCCAGCTCCTCCTCACCGACTTCACGGTGGTGAAGGTGATGCTCTCTGCCGTCCTCGTCGGGATGATCGGTGTCTATGCCATGAAGTGGATGGGCCTTGTCAATCTCCATTACAAGGTGGGATCGGTCGGATCCACCATCATCGGCGGACTCATCTTCGGTGCAGGTTTTGGCATCCTCGGCTACTGCCCGGGCACGGCAGCCGGTGCGGTCGGATCGGGGGCTATGGATGCCGCCATCGGGATGATCGGGATCGCTATCGGGGCAGGTATCTTCGCCCGGCTCTACCCCCGGCTCAACCGCTCGATCCTGAATAAAGGGATCTTCCCCGCAGAGACGATTCCGGAACTCGTCGGGATCCGATCAGAGGTTCAGGCAGTCGGGATCGTGGCGGTGCTGGTCGCCGGGATCCTCTATCTTCTCCATGCCATGGGGCTCTGA
- a CDS encoding class I SAM-dependent methyltransferase: MDPGVSGGMGERSGSPENFARELILKLALKGDERVLHLGSGDGKLTAAIAACLPRGSVLGIDPSEMMIQSARDAYPSNRYNNISFLGDDIDRIDGEGAFTRIVSLDMMNWMCDPDRFYAAAARLLAPGGRLLLQMEGSGPTEAILSRIEALIRIHPWNEYFDGYTLPYTLPSPEEMMQSCEDAGLYTLRLDHLSRSLIFNEEDSLARWIVVFWYHLIERVPKDQQSLFTKAITSEYTLLYPPSPAGRISVPVHRIEIEARKDPGEI; encoded by the coding sequence ATGGATCCAGGTGTATCAGGCGGTATGGGGGAACGATCGGGATCTCCGGAGAATTTTGCACGGGAACTGATCCTGAAACTTGCCCTGAAAGGAGATGAGCGGGTGCTTCATCTCGGATCAGGTGACGGGAAGCTGACCGCAGCCATTGCAGCATGCCTCCCACGGGGGAGTGTTCTTGGGATCGATCCCTCGGAGATGATGATACAGTCTGCACGGGATGCCTACCCCTCGAACCGATATAATAACATCAGCTTTCTGGGAGACGATATCGACAGGATCGATGGCGAAGGGGCATTCACCCGTATCGTCTCTCTGGATATGATGAACTGGATGTGTGATCCAGACAGATTCTATGCAGCGGCAGCACGTCTCCTTGCTCCGGGTGGCAGGCTCCTCCTCCAGATGGAGGGGTCGGGGCCGACAGAGGCGATCCTCTCCCGGATTGAGGCACTCATCAGAATACATCCATGGAATGAGTACTTCGACGGATATACCCTCCCCTACACCCTCCCCTCTCCTGAGGAGATGATGCAGAGCTGTGAAGATGCGGGGCTCTATACCCTCAGGCTGGATCACCTCTCACGATCTCTCATCTTCAATGAGGAAGATTCCCTCGCCCGGTGGATCGTTGTATTCTGGTACCATCTTATTGAGAGGGTTCCAAAAGATCAGCAAAGCCTCTTTACAAAGGCCATCACCAGTGAGTATACCCTCCTCTATCCCCCCTCACCCGCCGGCCGGATCTCAGTTCCTGTACACAGAATTGAGATCGAGGCACGAAAGGATCCCGGGGAGATATGA
- a CDS encoding aconitase X, with protein MELDRSDEEVLAGEFGETRRICMEILVALGKVYGAERLIPVSSVQVAGASYKTIGDAGLEWLQNLDARAVVPAFLNPIGMPRDDWKRMKIDDGFAEKQQEILAAYRRLGISLSCTCTPYYHQLVHYGDHLAWSESSAVSYANSVIGARTNREGGPSALASALIGKTPEFGLHIVKNRVPDLVIEVDDPGATKQWGPAEYGALGYLAGKEAGNRIPCFRAIRPNRDRLKSLGAAMAASGAVALYHVEDITPEARVPFFKKSFTLDQKETITIPVAEVNALFNDIDVNAVAVGCPHLSEDELRTVAGLLTGKKVKKEFFVFASKEMIDEHHDLVGIIEKSGASVYPDTCMVVSPATDTLGSVMTNSGKAFTYLPAMCGVLPRLGTIEECVRVATE; from the coding sequence ATGGAACTTGACAGATCAGATGAAGAGGTTCTCGCAGGGGAATTCGGAGAGACACGGCGGATATGTATGGAGATTCTTGTCGCCCTCGGCAAGGTATACGGGGCGGAGCGTCTGATTCCGGTATCCAGTGTCCAGGTTGCCGGGGCATCATACAAGACGATAGGCGATGCCGGGCTTGAGTGGCTCCAGAATCTGGATGCACGTGCCGTCGTTCCGGCATTTTTAAACCCTATCGGGATGCCGAGGGATGACTGGAAAAGAATGAAGATCGATGATGGGTTTGCAGAGAAGCAGCAGGAGATCCTTGCAGCATACCGGCGGCTGGGCATCTCACTCTCCTGTACCTGCACTCCGTATTATCATCAGCTCGTCCATTATGGCGATCACCTCGCATGGTCCGAGTCGTCGGCGGTCTCGTATGCCAACTCTGTCATCGGTGCACGGACGAACCGCGAAGGTGGCCCGTCTGCCCTTGCATCCGCGTTAATTGGAAAGACGCCGGAGTTTGGGCTGCATATCGTGAAGAACCGGGTCCCGGATCTCGTCATCGAGGTGGATGATCCCGGTGCAACAAAGCAGTGGGGTCCTGCCGAGTATGGGGCGCTTGGCTACCTTGCAGGAAAAGAGGCAGGAAACCGGATTCCCTGTTTCAGAGCCATTCGTCCAAACCGGGACCGGCTGAAATCACTCGGAGCGGCGATGGCGGCAAGCGGGGCGGTCGCCCTCTACCATGTTGAGGATATCACGCCCGAGGCACGGGTACCGTTCTTTAAAAAGTCATTTACACTCGATCAAAAGGAGACGATCACCATTCCCGTTGCGGAGGTCAATGCCCTCTTCAATGACATTGATGTGAATGCCGTCGCCGTCGGGTGTCCGCATCTCTCAGAGGATGAACTCCGGACTGTTGCCGGGCTTCTCACCGGAAAGAAGGTGAAGAAGGAGTTCTTCGTCTTTGCCTCAAAGGAGATGATCGATGAGCATCATGATCTCGTCGGGATCATCGAGAAGTCGGGTGCATCTGTCTACCCCGATACCTGTATGGTCGTCTCTCCTGCAACAGATACCCTCGGTTCCGTGATGACAAACTCCGGCAAGGCCTTCACTTATCTTCCGGCGATGTGCGGTGTTCTTCCGCGCCTTGGCACCATTGAAGAGTGCGTCAGGGTCGCGACCGAATAA
- a CDS encoding UbiD family decarboxylase, with translation MREYIDSLREADLLVEYEDEVDIVFDAPKLAYGTDRPLFFHNLSGGHRGVMNLTASRETLALALRKDTTRMVPELAACRYDGVIIDEGSIQTHSPDLSKVPVMTHFPLDAGPYITAGIVFSSYGGVENAAIHRMLVSGRDQLIARIVEGRHTYQLMKAAHAAGEKLSIGIAIGVHPAVTFASCTRVPQGRELAYAAELLGGEIGVRTLGNGVRVPDAEIVLEGYLTAQNAPEGPFVDITGTYDPIRSQPVIEITGIAAKPDPIYHGILPAGAEHRLLMGAPYEPRIYQSVAGVTKVRDVLLTRGGAGYLHAVVSIEKQTEGDGKNAIMAAFAAHTSLKHVVIVDPDIDIHNPEDVEFAIATRLRGDTDIMVVSGVRGSSLDPSRIADGMNVKVGVDATIPMGREDEFIRAGWDA, from the coding sequence ATGCGTGAGTATATCGATAGTCTCAGGGAGGCGGATCTCCTCGTCGAATATGAGGATGAGGTGGATATCGTCTTTGATGCACCGAAATTGGCATATGGAACCGATCGCCCCCTTTTCTTCCACAATCTCAGCGGGGGGCACCGTGGTGTCATGAACCTGACGGCGAGCAGGGAGACCCTCGCCCTCGCCCTTCGGAAGGATACCACCCGGATGGTTCCGGAACTTGCCGCATGCAGGTACGACGGTGTGATCATTGATGAGGGGAGTATTCAGACACATTCCCCGGATCTCAGCAAAGTTCCGGTTATGACCCACTTCCCACTGGATGCAGGCCCCTATATCACCGCAGGGATCGTCTTCTCCTCATATGGGGGTGTCGAGAATGCAGCGATACACCGTATGCTCGTCTCAGGAAGAGATCAGCTCATTGCCCGTATCGTCGAGGGGCGGCATACCTATCAGCTGATGAAGGCCGCCCATGCAGCCGGAGAGAAGCTCTCGATCGGAATTGCAATCGGTGTTCATCCGGCGGTTACCTTCGCATCATGCACCCGTGTTCCACAGGGGAGGGAACTGGCGTATGCAGCCGAGCTTCTCGGTGGGGAGATCGGTGTCCGGACCCTCGGAAACGGTGTCCGGGTTCCGGATGCGGAGATCGTCCTTGAAGGGTATCTTACGGCGCAGAATGCTCCGGAAGGACCATTTGTGGATATCACCGGGACCTATGATCCGATCCGATCCCAGCCGGTGATCGAGATCACCGGGATTGCGGCAAAGCCCGATCCAATCTATCATGGCATTCTTCCGGCAGGTGCCGAGCACCGTCTCCTGATGGGTGCACCCTATGAGCCAAGAATCTATCAGTCGGTTGCAGGGGTGACGAAGGTCCGTGATGTTCTCCTGACGCGGGGGGGTGCCGGGTATCTTCATGCCGTCGTCTCGATAGAGAAACAGACGGAGGGTGATGGCAAGAACGCCATCATGGCAGCCTTTGCCGCACATACCTCGCTCAAGCATGTCGTCATCGTCGATCCGGATATCGATATTCATAATCCCGAGGATGTCGAGTTTGCGATTGCAACCCGTCTCAGAGGAGATACCGATATCATGGTGGTGAGTGGTGTCCGTGGATCATCCCTTGATCCCTCCCGGATTGCTGATGGCATGAATGTGAAGGTCGGGGTGGATGCGACAATCCCCATGGGGAGAGAAGATGAGTTTATACGGGCAGGATGGGATGCGTAA
- a CDS encoding UbiX family flavin prenyltransferase, with the protein MKELVVGVTGASGMIYAERLLAVTAGRCRIHLIVSETAGMIAELEGVSFSGFDVIHETNSDLAAGIASGSFRFDGMVIVPCSMKSLAGIAHGISDSLIARVADVCLKERRPLVLVPRETPYSRVHLLNMLAAHDAGALILPASPPFYQKPEGISDLADMIVARILDHLHIEHSIGTRWSGYHA; encoded by the coding sequence GTGAAGGAACTGGTCGTCGGGGTGACCGGCGCAAGCGGCATGATCTATGCAGAACGGCTTCTTGCTGTTACGGCAGGACGGTGCCGGATACATCTGATCGTCTCTGAGACGGCAGGGATGATCGCAGAGCTTGAAGGGGTCTCATTCTCAGGATTCGATGTTATTCATGAGACGAACAGTGATCTTGCAGCCGGCATCGCAAGCGGATCGTTCCGGTTCGACGGGATGGTGATCGTCCCCTGTTCGATGAAGTCGCTTGCGGGAATTGCCCATGGGATATCGGATTCGCTGATTGCACGGGTTGCCGATGTCTGTCTCAAGGAGAGACGCCCCCTCGTCCTTGTCCCGAGGGAGACCCCGTATTCGAGGGTACACCTTCTCAATATGCTTGCTGCCCATGATGCAGGGGCGCTTATCCTCCCGGCATCCCCCCCCTTCTACCAGAAGCCGGAGGGGATCTCTGATCTGGCAGATATGATCGTCGCCCGGATCCTCGATCACCTGCATATAGAACATTCAATAGGAACCAGATGGAGTGGTTACCATGCGTGA
- a CDS encoding HD domain-containing protein — MHRIGARTFPGRMIKDPVHGDIEVDAGMERLLDTPPLQRLRMIRQLGFSFLVYPGANHTRFEHALGTMHLATHLCRHLSLEAGETDLLRAAALLHDIGHGPFSHASEPVMEVFCGHGHDRVRDLLDDPATASALAGMNLDPDEVAAVIAGKHRLAGVIHGELDVDRMDYLHRDAHYTGVPYGAVDANRIIRSTLLSEEGLVLDESGVQAAESLLVARTLMRPAVYYHHVSRIAERMFLIGAMAHCEEGGDQKELVRMDDPACIMALRESESGMARSIIHRLLTRDLYKRAVYVGVGSLNRARIPQPDLRDSFRLAGEIADAAGVDPGSVAVDIPPFPHDLMIGVSVKNRHDIVSLDEISPLIRGMNEIRRSQWRLGIYAPAEHRDRVAAAAAEVLNLRPVTKQDKLLIDTDEEEGR, encoded by the coding sequence ATGCATAGGATCGGGGCGAGGACCTTTCCCGGCAGAATGATCAAGGATCCCGTTCATGGGGATATTGAGGTCGATGCCGGTATGGAGCGTCTCCTGGATACCCCTCCTCTCCAGAGGCTGCGGATGATCCGGCAGCTTGGGTTTTCGTTCCTTGTGTATCCGGGTGCGAATCATACCAGGTTTGAACATGCGCTCGGGACGATGCACCTGGCTACCCATCTCTGCCGCCACCTCTCCCTTGAAGCCGGGGAGACGGATCTCCTCAGGGCGGCCGCCCTCCTCCATGATATCGGCCATGGCCCATTCTCCCATGCATCCGAGCCGGTGATGGAGGTCTTCTGTGGTCATGGACATGACCGTGTCCGTGATCTCCTTGATGATCCGGCAACCGCCTCCGCACTTGCAGGGATGAACCTCGATCCCGATGAGGTTGCGGCGGTGATTGCAGGGAAACACCGGCTTGCCGGGGTGATTCATGGCGAACTGGATGTGGATCGGATGGATTACCTCCATCGGGATGCCCATTATACCGGGGTGCCCTATGGTGCGGTTGATGCCAACCGGATCATCAGGAGCACCCTTCTCTCTGAGGAGGGGCTTGTCCTTGACGAGTCAGGGGTTCAGGCGGCAGAATCGCTCCTTGTTGCGAGGACCCTGATGCGGCCTGCCGTCTATTACCATCATGTCTCGCGGATCGCAGAGCGGATGTTTCTGATCGGTGCGATGGCCCATTGTGAGGAGGGTGGAGACCAGAAAGAGCTGGTCAGGATGGATGATCCCGCCTGTATTATGGCGTTACGGGAGTCGGAGAGCGGGATGGCCCGTTCAATCATACACCGCCTTCTCACGCGGGATCTCTATAAAAGGGCGGTCTATGTCGGTGTCGGATCGCTGAACCGTGCCCGTATCCCGCAACCGGACCTTCGTGACTCCTTCCGGCTTGCCGGGGAGATCGCCGATGCAGCCGGGGTTGATCCCGGATCGGTAGCCGTTGATATCCCGCCGTTTCCCCATGATCTCATGATCGGGGTCTCGGTGAAGAATCGCCATGATATCGTCTCTCTTGATGAGATCTCTCCATTAATCCGGGGAATGAATGAGATACGACGATCCCAGTGGCGGCTTGGGATCTACGCTCCGGCAGAGCACCGGGATCGGGTGGCTGCTGCAGCGGCCGAGGTTCTCAATCTCAGGCCGGTTACAAAACAAGATAAACTCCTAATAGATACAGATGAAGAGGAGGGAAGATAA
- a CDS encoding PAS domain S-box protein — MQNNQESQLAFFAERTEDLVYRIRLFPDGTPELLYISGSVRHILGYDPAECYQNPSFLQIIFPPEEHGLLRGIDGSERECAWSFRLFHRDGSIRFIETKNVIQPDPVTGCIFIEGIGRDRTEERQRESDLRSRDRILDATSYVASELLTGKGWEDRIAGVIRRLGMASDASRVYIYQLNAGSPGLSAHLIAGWTAEGIEAGTPPYLSERDFEGSAEAIFSGMTIGGPVGSIGPLGMTALRASPDLRSILIVPIIVQGTVPAVIGFDECRYDRIWSDSEVLALETAARIIGAAMEGEADRLALAASETRFQRLFEEAPIGMVIADHNLRITDLNPAFLEMTGYTASDLIGRTYRDITHPDDLTDNEAGVQELTRGALDHYRIRKRYIRKDGGEIWAQTDVAPFRAAGGIGYIAMIEDISLRVDAERRLSESEEMHRSFLQHFQGIVYRSGEEEPVFLHGAVREITGYTPEEIRAGDPLWESLIHPDDLGEIRPRYAALYATPGDRFDADYRIITRDGRTRWVHEMLQHRIGADGRSMIEAAIYDITDRHRMEEEITRSNEKLNLLQSVTRHDILNQVMMIAAYTSLLSERITDPECSGYCAEMERAIDRIRDIAGFTYDYQSVGLSGPAWQDLDAVVRRAYAIRDPRGIALEIDTGDYAIYADPLLEKVFYNLIDNSRKHGGEGISRIRIRCTEDDDHLDIICEDDGAGFDPALVPSLFLNETRRGSGLGLLLIREILSFTGISIEALASQTGGAGFRIRVPGGRWRKEIYISPPAS, encoded by the coding sequence ATGCAGAACAATCAGGAGTCACAACTGGCCTTCTTTGCGGAGAGGACAGAGGATCTGGTGTACCGGATTCGCCTCTTCCCTGACGGAACTCCGGAACTATTGTATATCTCCGGATCCGTCCGGCATATCCTTGGATATGATCCCGCTGAATGTTACCAGAACCCGTCATTTCTCCAGATCATTTTCCCTCCTGAAGAGCACGGACTCCTTCGGGGGATCGATGGCAGCGAAAGGGAATGCGCCTGGTCATTCAGGCTCTTCCACAGGGATGGCAGCATCCGGTTCATCGAGACGAAGAATGTCATCCAGCCCGATCCCGTTACCGGATGTATCTTCATTGAAGGGATCGGCCGCGACAGGACAGAGGAGAGGCAGAGGGAATCTGATCTCCGCTCCCGTGACAGGATTCTTGATGCAACCTCCTATGTGGCATCTGAGCTGCTGACCGGAAAGGGATGGGAGGATCGGATCGCCGGTGTTATCCGGCGTCTCGGCATGGCTTCGGACGCCTCCCGTGTCTATATCTATCAGCTGAATGCCGGGTCGCCGGGTCTCTCTGCTCATCTCATCGCTGGGTGGACCGCTGAAGGCATTGAGGCGGGTACGCCTCCATATCTCAGCGAGAGAGATTTTGAGGGATCTGCCGAAGCGATCTTCTCCGGGATGACGATCGGGGGGCCGGTCGGGAGTATCGGCCCCCTCGGCATGACGGCGCTCCGGGCGTCCCCGGATCTCCGCTCGATACTGATCGTCCCGATCATAGTGCAGGGGACGGTCCCGGCGGTTATCGGGTTTGATGAGTGCCGGTATGATCGGATCTGGAGTGATTCTGAGGTTCTGGCACTTGAGACGGCAGCACGGATCATCGGGGCTGCCATGGAAGGCGAAGCAGACCGCCTTGCTCTTGCCGCAAGTGAGACCCGGTTTCAGCGCCTCTTCGAAGAGGCACCAATCGGGATGGTCATCGCAGATCATAATCTCCGGATCACCGATCTCAATCCTGCATTTCTGGAGATGACCGGCTATACGGCATCGGATCTGATCGGCCGGACCTACCGGGATATCACTCATCCTGATGATCTCACCGATAACGAGGCAGGTGTTCAGGAGCTCACCAGGGGAGCTCTGGATCATTACAGAATCCGGAAACGGTATATTCGCAAGGACGGGGGTGAGATCTGGGCACAGACGGATGTCGCACCCTTCAGGGCGGCCGGGGGTATTGGATACATAGCGATGATCGAGGATATCTCCCTCCGGGTGGATGCAGAACGGAGGCTTTCTGAGAGCGAAGAGATGCACCGGTCCTTCCTGCAGCACTTTCAGGGTATTGTCTACAGGAGTGGTGAGGAAGAACCCGTCTTTCTCCATGGCGCTGTCAGGGAGATCACCGGATATACCCCTGAGGAGATCCGAGCCGGAGATCCCCTCTGGGAGTCCCTCATTCATCCCGATGACCTCGGCGAGATCCGGCCACGGTACGCAGCATTATATGCAACGCCCGGCGATCGGTTCGATGCGGACTACCGGATCATCACCCGGGATGGCAGGACCCGGTGGGTGCATGAGATGCTCCAGCACCGGATCGGGGCAGATGGCCGTTCGATGATCGAGGCAGCAATCTATGACATCACCGACCGCCACCGGATGGAGGAGGAGATAACAAGGTCCAATGAGAAGCTCAATCTCCTGCAGAGTGTCACCCGGCATGATATCCTTAACCAGGTGATGATGATAGCCGCATACACCTCCCTCCTCTCCGAGAGGATCACTGATCCGGAGTGTTCAGGGTATTGTGCGGAGATGGAGCGTGCCATCGACCGGATCCGGGATATCGCCGGATTTACATATGATTATCAGAGCGTCGGGCTGAGCGGTCCGGCGTGGCAGGATCTCGATGCGGTTGTGAGGCGTGCGTATGCGATCAGGGATCCGAGGGGGATTGCCCTTGAGATAGATACAGGTGATTATGCGATCTATGCCGATCCCCTCCTTGAGAAGGTCTTCTACAACCTCATCGATAATAGCAGAAAGCATGGTGGAGAGGGGATCTCCAGGATCAGGATACGATGCACCGAGGATGATGATCATCTGGATATCATCTGCGAAGATGATGGCGCAGGCTTTGATCCTGCCCTCGTCCCTTCCCTCTTCCTCAATGAAACGAGGAGGGGATCCGGTCTTGGTCTTCTGCTAATCCGCGAGATCCTCTCCTTCACCGGGATATCCATTGAGGCTCTCGCCTCGCAGACGGGTGGTGCAGGGTTCCGTATCCGGGTTCCCGGTGGCCGGTGGCGGAAGGAGATATATATCAGTCCTCCTGCATCATAG
- the cofD gene encoding 2-phospho-L-lactate transferase: MITLLSGGTGTPKLLRGIRQVLHDSEITVIVNTAEDLWISGNHLSPDIDTVLYLFAGILNTETWWGIRGDSFETNRYLERIGMPESISIGDRDRGIHIARGELLRRGETLTEATRAIGSALGVEAEVLPMCDTPVATHVQTADGPMHFQEYWVKHRGNVAISGIIREAETPPIATDAAIESIRKSDAVIIGPSNPVTSIGPILECERMQETLRETFVIAISPFIGSRPISGPAAALMEAWGYPPDSQGTRDAYGDVVDLFVQDIRDPIEVPGSLRLDTMMTGVKQSESLAWDLLSIIQGRR; this comes from the coding sequence ATGATCACCCTCCTCTCAGGTGGAACAGGGACACCCAAGCTGCTCCGCGGAATCCGCCAGGTGCTCCATGACAGTGAGATCACCGTCATCGTCAATACCGCTGAAGACCTCTGGATCTCAGGAAACCATCTCTCCCCGGATATCGATACGGTACTGTACCTCTTTGCCGGAATCCTCAATACCGAGACATGGTGGGGCATCCGGGGGGACAGCTTTGAGACGAACAGGTACCTGGAGCGGATCGGGATGCCGGAATCGATCTCCATCGGGGACCGGGATCGGGGGATCCATATTGCACGTGGAGAGCTTCTCAGGCGAGGGGAGACCCTGACCGAAGCGACACGGGCCATCGGATCGGCTCTCGGTGTCGAGGCGGAGGTCCTCCCGATGTGCGACACACCCGTAGCAACGCATGTGCAAACCGCAGACGGACCGATGCATTTCCAGGAGTACTGGGTGAAGCACCGGGGAAATGTCGCCATCTCGGGGATCATCAGGGAGGCAGAGACACCCCCAATCGCCACGGATGCCGCCATCGAGAGCATCAGAAAGAGTGATGCAGTGATCATCGGCCCCTCCAATCCCGTCACAAGCATCGGCCCCATCCTGGAGTGTGAACGGATGCAGGAGACCCTGCGGGAGACTTTCGTCATCGCCATCAGCCCGTTTATCGGGAGCAGGCCAATCTCGGGGCCGGCAGCAGCGCTGATGGAAGCGTGGGGATATCCTCCGGATTCACAAGGGACACGCGATGCATACGGGGATGTCGTCGATCTCTTCGTCCAGGATATTCGCGATCCCATCGAGGTTCCGGGGAGCCTCAGGCTCGATACGATGATGACCGGAGTAAAGCAGAGCGAGTCCCTCGCCTGGGATCTCCTCTCGATCATCCAGGGGCGCCGATGA